In Bacillus cereus ATCC 14579, a single window of DNA contains:
- a CDS encoding GyrI-like domain-containing protein gives MINEPNIMKKEAFQAIGVSVTTTNEREASTKGKISELWNRYFQEQMMHHIPNKKTKATFAFYSNYESDETGTYTFTIGTTVSSLEDVPENMTTLTIPAATYAVFTTRKGPVAEVVCEAWEYIWQWSKENKRAFTTDFELYDERALDPNHAQLDIYIALA, from the coding sequence ATGATTAACGAGCCCAATATAATGAAAAAAGAAGCTTTCCAAGCAATCGGCGTTTCAGTTACGACGACTAACGAAAGAGAGGCATCTACTAAAGGAAAAATCTCCGAGCTTTGGAACCGCTACTTCCAAGAACAAATGATGCATCACATCCCAAACAAAAAAACGAAAGCAACATTTGCTTTCTACTCAAACTACGAATCAGATGAAACTGGTACATATACATTCACAATCGGTACGACCGTTTCTTCATTAGAAGACGTTCCTGAAAATATGACAACTTTAACAATACCTGCTGCTACATATGCGGTATTTACAACGAGAAAGGGACCAGTTGCTGAAGTCGTTTGCGAAGCTTGGGAATATATTTGGCAATGGTCGAAAGAAAATAAACGTGCCTTCACAACAGACTTCGAGCTTTACGACGAAAGAGCATTAGACCCAAATCATGCACAATTGGATATTTATATTGCGTTAGCCTAA
- a CDS encoding isopeptide-forming domain-containing fimbrial protein, whose amino-acid sequence MKQVLKCFNVVTMITLLLSIILPSPSAFAEINKKSWDELQGNDVKIKAEQVNAEIYKGEVAKREHVFQYTIENTGATPIQELVLKQNNENEITFLSQSVKVNGEKLPENKVADFYVEEKDKGGKVLSSNLKIRDLKSHEKMTVLIKASRTQHFNKEYKQKISVQKDKVQIGNMSVDVEGIPSEEKVAANADEEADSSKKEVGPSANNTIKKVDEKLKVSVEDKNNPTSKTELPKQPVTEAEKQPEKEAVKQNVAEVQAAPENASKVQIQTGDKQGFGDPLYSTITAGNLVQTGNVTLGLTTDHYGRQSLGYKTNKMTVDVDNDDSTFNSSTGAFPTIPAGSKVKKAYLFWTAAMGTPTYPSKEYRVSDADVREPVKMKMGNKGYAEVSADSIRKADYLPYISNYSGAGAGYVAYADVTNVIAQQGISQTVTVANVPQIKFEKGSGYYWGNWNLILVYENHKETVKDMKIWEGLVSQKSTAWTDISVNKINTPKEGAFKAKFSYFSSQGDPAEKDGYAYDYGEYDFGAGYIKIKNINGKDNDANDSSMTEVQVDGTNEFVTKKYPGYNPDWTNSFSTDIHTYHLEGPTQVKNDLKEGKMRFRAYAGTGDIYVLNNATFVTEHNAPNLQVDKKALDSTGKEIKEIKAGEEFTYQIEVKNDTKNNQAPVSNVKGFDKLDDRLEYVPGSIQYISGSNKGNKTDDASDDEAEFVNNQIDFRVGEGANAKDGGVLKPGESAIITFKVKVKASVQSDTTVKNIVVVKGQDSTEVNYETADDADITVTTPKEIPGEIEAKKIASNKTPKLGEEVEYRITFKNKTKDGRLDVLTIEDELPSNLEYVKDSLKAEGAKPEPVELKFENGKVIAKYPEIMDMEERSIVFKTKVKETAKIGEEIVNKATVSDKTNPPKNLEEKITPQHKAGKIAAKKKATNKKPKLGEEVEYQISFQNTVENGKLDAVTIEDEIPANLEFVQGSERAEGAEPNPVELKVENGKVIAKYPEIMDTKERSIAFKVKVKEEAKAGETIVNKAVVSEPNGQTEHPEEKITPDYKYGKVDVEKSVTNQTPKLGEEVEYRITFYNTVENGKLEKVLVEDTLPKGVEYVKDSLKAEGIKPEPVELKVEDGKVMAKYPEITDTEKRSIVFKVKVKDSAKVGEAIVNKAIAKDPKNEPVESKVVITPQSKKGEIAATKVVNNKKPKLGEEIEYRISFHNTVENGKLEEVRVEDTIPKGLEYVENSIKAEGEAPGPVELAVENGIVKAKYIDIMDMKERSIVFKVKVKEEAKVDKEIVNKAIVDDTKNPPIEPEERITPQHKDGIIDSKKTVDNPSPKLGEEVEYRISFKNTVENGKLEKVIIEDTIPNGLEYVKGSEKAEGDKPAPLKLSVKDGKVIAEYENITDMKERSIVFKVKVKEEAEVGKEIINKAIVDDMKHPKEPEAKITPLHKDGKIKAKKSVNNETPKLGEEVEYRISMKNTVKYGKLTDVIIEDTLPEGLEYVENSLKAEGVGTDSVELKFENGKVMAKYPEIMDTEERSIVFKVKVKEGVTVGKKIINKATIDDSQNKPVNPTAEIIPQYKDGKLEAKKMVNNETPKLGEEVEYRISFKNTVEHGKLTEVKIEDDLPNGLEYVKDSVKVEGSKPDPVELKFENGKVMAKYPEITDTKERSITFKVKVKGKVSDSIVNEAIVSDTKHPPETPTAEIIPQHKDGKVKAKKTVNNETPKLGEEVEYRISFKNTVEDGKLAEVKIEDTLPEGLEYVENSVKAEGSKPDPVELKFENGKVMAKYPEITDTEERSITFKVKVKDEVKVGKKIVNKAIIDDTKNEPETPTAEITPQHKDGKVEAKKTVNNETPKLGEEVEYRISFKNTVENGKLAEVTIKDDLPNGLEYVKDSLRAEGSKPDPVELKVKDGKVIAKYPEIMDTEERSIVFKAKVKEEFKVGEGIVNKVVVDDTKDPTTSEVTITPEYKDGKLKAEKFVNNKKPKLGEEVEYRISFKNTVENGKLVEVTVEDEIPAGLEYVENSLQAEGSKPSPVELKFENGKVMAKYLEIADTKERSIIFKVKVKEEAEIGKEIVNKAIVVDTKNEPEEPRVEITPQYKDGKIAAQKVANNHKPKLGEEVEYRISFKNTVENGKLVEVNIKDTLPNGLEYVEGSITAEGSKPKPVELQVKNNKVMAKYPEITDTEERSIVFKAKVKESVKVGEEIVNEAIIDDTKNLPEEPYVPITPQYKDGKIEARKEVSNHEPKLGEEIEYRIIFNNTVKDGKLAEVKIEDEIPAGLEFVEGSEKAEGEEPKPVELKVENGKVMAKYSEIMDTKERSIVFKVKVKDSVAIGKDITNKAIIHVDDPNHPVIDPTAKITPQYKDGKIATHKKVNNHKPKLGEEIEYRISFNNTVKDGKLAEVKIEDEIPSGLEYVKDSLKAEGDKPAPVELKEEAGKVSAKYENITDMKERSIIFKVKVKDSVEVDKAIVNKAIVDDTKNPPERPEVEITPQHKDGKVKADKKVNKKDPKLGEEVEYRISFKNTVENGKLAEVKIEDQLPTGLEYVKDSLKSEGNEPAPVELKEEAGKITAKYENIIDTAERSIIFKVKVTEVAKVGKKIVNTAIVDDDNPKNPPQKPEAIITPEYKDGKLKAEKTVNNPAPKLGEEVEYRITFRNVVEHGKVAKVKIKDELPTGLEFVEGSERAEGENPKPLYVKVKNGIVLAEYPEITDMKERSIVFKVKVKEKAKVGEEIVNKAIVEDTINPPEQPNISIQPQYKDGALQAEKTVSNHEPKLGEEVEYRISFENTVENGKLTEVKVEDEIPAGLEYVQDSIKSDGPEPYPVELKVENGKVTAKYPEITDTKKRSIIFKVRVQETVQVGKEIVNKAIVDDNNPTPPPVESLIPITPQYKDGKLEARKEVSNHEPKLGEEIEYRITFNGTVDGGKLVDVKIEDEIPSGLEYVKDSLEAVGDKPVPTELKVENGKVTVKYPEITDTKERSVIFKVKVKETAKVGGEITNKAIIEVDDPKHPVIEPTAKIKPEYKDGKLTAAITVSNKEPKLGEEVEYRISFKNTGENGKLDVVTIEDEIPAGLEYVQGSIRFEGAEPNPIELKMEFGKVIAKYLEITDTKERSIIFNAKVKEAPSKGITNKAVVDDKINPPLEPTVTILPKTKEDFKIPEDPKEPKEPEVKPEDPKEPKEPEVKPEDPKEPKEPEVKPEDPKEPKEPEVKPEDPKEPKEPEVKPEDPKEPKEPEVKPEDPKEPKEPEVKPEDPKEPKEPEVKPEDPKEPKEPEVKPEDPKEPKEPEVKPEDPKEPKEPEVKPEDPKEPKEPEVKPEDPKEPKEPEVKPEVRLEKLIKEPQVKTERELPKTGAASPWMMSVGAGISFLVGGVLFVLGRRRKQ is encoded by the coding sequence ATGAAACAAGTATTGAAGTGTTTTAATGTCGTAACAATGATCACACTTCTCCTATCCATCATATTGCCTTCACCCAGTGCTTTTGCAGAGATAAATAAAAAAAGCTGGGATGAGTTACAAGGAAATGATGTGAAAATTAAGGCAGAGCAAGTAAATGCCGAAATATATAAGGGGGAAGTAGCTAAGAGGGAGCACGTATTTCAATATACGATTGAAAATACGGGAGCTACACCAATTCAAGAATTGGTGCTTAAACAAAATAATGAAAATGAAATTACGTTCCTCTCGCAATCTGTGAAAGTAAACGGAGAGAAGTTACCTGAAAATAAAGTAGCGGATTTCTATGTAGAAGAAAAAGATAAGGGAGGAAAGGTTCTTTCTTCTAATCTTAAAATTCGAGATTTAAAATCACACGAAAAAATGACTGTGCTAATAAAGGCTAGTCGCACGCAGCATTTTAATAAAGAATACAAACAAAAGATTAGTGTGCAAAAAGATAAAGTACAAATAGGAAACATGTCTGTAGATGTTGAGGGAATCCCTTCTGAAGAAAAGGTAGCAGCTAATGCCGATGAGGAGGCTGACAGTAGTAAGAAAGAAGTTGGCCCATCAGCTAATAATACAATCAAAAAAGTTGATGAAAAGCTAAAAGTATCTGTAGAAGATAAAAATAACCCTACATCAAAAACAGAACTACCAAAACAACCAGTAACCGAAGCTGAGAAGCAGCCAGAAAAAGAGGCAGTAAAGCAGAATGTTGCAGAAGTACAAGCTGCGCCAGAAAATGCTTCGAAGGTTCAAATCCAAACAGGGGATAAACAAGGGTTTGGAGATCCATTGTATTCTACAATTACTGCTGGTAATTTAGTACAGACTGGTAATGTAACACTTGGTTTGACGACCGATCATTATGGCAGACAAAGTTTGGGGTATAAGACGAATAAAATGACTGTGGACGTTGATAACGATGATAGTACTTTTAATTCGTCAACAGGAGCTTTTCCTACTATTCCCGCTGGAAGTAAAGTGAAAAAGGCTTATTTATTTTGGACAGCAGCTATGGGAACGCCAACTTATCCATCTAAAGAGTATAGAGTTAGCGATGCAGATGTAAGAGAGCCCGTTAAAATGAAAATGGGGAATAAAGGATACGCTGAAGTAAGTGCTGATAGTATACGAAAAGCGGATTATTTACCGTATATTTCAAATTACTCGGGTGCTGGTGCCGGTTATGTTGCATATGCTGACGTAACAAATGTAATTGCACAGCAAGGTATTTCTCAAACGGTGACAGTTGCGAATGTGCCACAAATTAAATTTGAAAAAGGCAGTGGTTACTACTGGGGCAACTGGAATCTTATATTAGTTTATGAAAACCATAAAGAAACCGTAAAAGATATGAAGATTTGGGAAGGGCTAGTCTCTCAAAAAAGTACAGCCTGGACAGATATTAGTGTTAATAAAATAAACACACCAAAAGAAGGTGCTTTTAAAGCAAAATTTAGTTATTTTTCATCGCAAGGTGATCCAGCTGAGAAAGATGGATATGCCTATGATTATGGAGAATATGATTTTGGTGCTGGATATATAAAGATAAAAAATATTAACGGTAAAGATAATGATGCGAATGATTCTTCTATGACAGAAGTACAAGTAGACGGTACTAACGAGTTTGTTACAAAAAAATATCCAGGATATAACCCGGATTGGACAAATTCATTCAGTACTGACATTCATACGTATCATCTTGAAGGACCGACTCAAGTAAAGAATGATTTGAAAGAAGGAAAAATGCGTTTTAGAGCATATGCTGGTACTGGTGATATTTACGTATTAAACAACGCCACATTTGTTACAGAACATAATGCTCCAAACTTACAAGTTGATAAAAAGGCATTAGATAGTACAGGTAAAGAAATTAAGGAAATTAAAGCTGGTGAAGAGTTTACGTATCAAATTGAAGTGAAAAATGATACGAAAAATAATCAAGCGCCGGTATCGAATGTAAAAGGTTTTGATAAATTAGATGATCGTTTAGAGTATGTTCCGGGATCTATACAATATATTTCTGGAAGTAATAAAGGAAATAAAACAGATGATGCAAGCGATGATGAAGCAGAGTTTGTAAATAATCAAATTGATTTCCGTGTTGGTGAAGGTGCTAATGCTAAAGACGGCGGTGTTTTAAAGCCTGGTGAAAGTGCTATTATTACATTCAAAGTAAAAGTGAAAGCTTCTGTACAATCAGATACAACAGTAAAAAATATCGTTGTTGTAAAGGGACAAGATAGTACCGAGGTAAATTATGAAACTGCAGATGATGCAGATATTACGGTTACGACTCCAAAAGAAATCCCTGGAGAAATAGAAGCTAAAAAAATAGCATCTAATAAAACACCGAAACTAGGTGAAGAAGTAGAGTATCGTATTACATTTAAAAATAAGACAAAAGATGGACGTCTAGATGTATTGACGATTGAAGATGAATTACCAAGCAATCTTGAATACGTGAAAGATAGTTTGAAAGCAGAAGGTGCAAAACCAGAGCCAGTAGAGCTGAAGTTTGAAAATGGAAAAGTAATTGCAAAGTATCCAGAAATTATGGATATGGAAGAAAGAAGTATCGTCTTTAAAACAAAAGTAAAAGAAACTGCAAAAATTGGTGAAGAAATTGTTAATAAAGCAACCGTTAGTGATAAAACAAATCCACCAAAGAATCTAGAAGAGAAGATTACACCACAGCATAAGGCCGGTAAAATTGCTGCAAAGAAAAAAGCAACAAATAAAAAGCCGAAGCTAGGAGAAGAAGTTGAATATCAAATTAGCTTCCAAAATACGGTGGAAAACGGAAAACTAGATGCAGTTACAATAGAAGATGAAATTCCAGCTAACTTAGAATTTGTTCAAGGCAGTGAGCGAGCTGAAGGTGCTGAACCAAATCCAGTAGAGTTAAAAGTAGAAAATGGTAAGGTAATCGCCAAATATCCAGAGATTATGGATACAAAAGAGCGAAGCATTGCCTTTAAAGTGAAAGTAAAAGAAGAGGCAAAAGCCGGAGAAACAATTGTTAATAAAGCGGTTGTGAGTGAGCCAAATGGACAAACTGAGCATCCAGAAGAAAAGATTACGCCGGATTATAAATACGGTAAAGTGGATGTTGAAAAAAGCGTAACGAATCAAACACCAAAACTAGGAGAAGAAGTGGAATACCGAATTACATTTTATAATACGGTAGAAAACGGAAAACTAGAAAAGGTGCTAGTAGAAGATACACTACCTAAAGGTGTTGAATACGTGAAAGATAGTTTGAAAGCTGAAGGTATAAAACCAGAGCCAGTAGAACTAAAAGTGGAAGACGGAAAAGTAATGGCAAAGTATCCAGAAATTACGGATACAGAAAAAAGAAGTATTGTTTTTAAAGTGAAAGTAAAAGATTCGGCAAAAGTAGGGGAAGCAATCGTAAATAAAGCAATTGCAAAAGATCCGAAAAATGAGCCTGTTGAATCAAAGGTTGTTATTACACCGCAAAGTAAAAAAGGTGAAATTGCTGCTACAAAGGTAGTTAATAATAAGAAGCCAAAGTTAGGCGAAGAAATCGAGTACCGCATTAGTTTTCATAATACGGTTGAGAACGGAAAACTTGAAGAGGTGCGAGTGGAAGATACAATTCCAAAAGGTCTTGAATATGTAGAAAATAGCATCAAGGCCGAAGGAGAAGCACCTGGACCAGTAGAATTAGCTGTTGAAAATGGGATAGTCAAAGCTAAGTATATCGATATTATGGATATGAAAGAAAGAAGTATCGTCTTTAAAGTAAAGGTGAAGGAAGAAGCAAAAGTAGATAAAGAGATTGTCAATAAAGCAATTGTTGATGATACGAAAAATCCACCGATTGAGCCGGAGGAAAGAATTACTCCGCAACATAAGGATGGAATAATTGATTCGAAGAAGACAGTAGATAATCCATCACCAAAACTAGGAGAAGAAGTAGAATACCGAATTAGCTTTAAGAACACGGTAGAAAACGGAAAACTAGAAAAGGTAATAATAGAGGATACAATTCCTAACGGTTTAGAGTATGTAAAAGGCAGTGAAAAGGCTGAAGGTGATAAACCAGCTCCATTAAAGTTAAGTGTGAAAGATGGAAAAGTCATTGCTGAATACGAAAATATTACGGATATGAAAGAAAGAAGTATTGTCTTTAAGGTAAAGGTGAAGGAAGAAGCGGAAGTAGGTAAGGAAATCATCAATAAGGCAATTGTGGATGATATGAAACATCCGAAAGAACCAGAAGCAAAAATCACACCATTACACAAAGATGGAAAAATTAAAGCGAAGAAAAGCGTAAATAATGAAACACCGAAGTTAGGAGAAGAAGTAGAATACCGAATTAGTATGAAAAACACGGTTAAGTACGGAAAGCTAACAGACGTGATAATAGAGGATACTTTACCAGAAGGTTTAGAGTATGTAGAAAATAGTTTGAAAGCAGAAGGTGTCGGAACAGATTCAGTAGAGCTGAAATTTGAAAACGGTAAGGTAATGGCAAAATATCCAGAAATTATGGATACAGAAGAAAGAAGTATCGTTTTTAAAGTGAAAGTAAAAGAAGGAGTAACAGTCGGTAAAAAAATCATTAATAAAGCAACTATTGATGATTCGCAAAATAAGCCAGTTAATCCGACTGCGGAAATTATTCCTCAGTATAAAGATGGAAAACTTGAAGCGAAAAAGATGGTAAATAATGAAACGCCGAAGTTAGGAGAAGAAGTGGAATACCGAATCAGCTTTAAAAATACGGTAGAACATGGAAAGCTAACAGAGGTAAAGATAGAAGATGATTTACCAAATGGATTAGAGTATGTGAAAGATAGTGTAAAAGTAGAAGGTTCTAAGCCAGATCCAGTGGAATTGAAATTTGAAAACGGTAAGGTAATGGCAAAGTATCCTGAGATTACAGATACAAAAGAGAGAAGTATTACCTTTAAAGTGAAAGTAAAAGGTAAAGTGAGCGATTCAATTGTTAATGAAGCGATTGTGAGCGATACGAAACATCCGCCAGAAACACCGACAGCAGAAATTATTCCGCAACATAAAGACGGAAAAGTGAAAGCGAAGAAGACGGTAAATAATGAAACGCCGAAGTTAGGAGAAGAAGTAGAATACCGAATTAGTTTTAAAAACACGGTAGAAGACGGAAAACTAGCAGAGGTGAAAATAGAAGATACTTTACCAGAAGGTTTAGAGTACGTAGAAAACAGTGTGAAAGCAGAAGGTTCTAAGCCGGATCCAGTAGAATTGAAATTTGAAAATGGTAAGGTAATGGCGAAGTATCCAGAGATTACGGATACAGAAGAAAGAAGTATCACTTTTAAAGTGAAAGTAAAAGATGAAGTGAAAGTCGGTAAAAAAATCGTCAATAAAGCAATTATTGATGATACGAAAAATGAGCCAGAAACACCGACGGCAGAAATTACTCCACAGCATAAAGACGGAAAAGTGGAAGCGAAGAAAACGGTAAATAATGAAACACCGAAGTTAGGAGAAGAAGTGGAATACCGAATTAGCTTTAAAAATACGGTAGAAAACGGAAAGCTAGCAGAGGTGACAATAAAAGATGATTTACCAAATGGATTAGAGTATGTGAAAGATAGTTTACGAGCAGAAGGTTCTAAGCCAGATCCGGTAGAACTGAAAGTGAAAGATGGAAAAGTAATCGCAAAATATCCAGAAATTATGGATACAGAAGAAAGAAGTATCGTCTTTAAAGCGAAAGTAAAAGAAGAATTTAAGGTTGGTGAAGGCATTGTCAATAAAGTAGTTGTTGATGATACAAAAGATCCAACAACTTCAGAAGTAACAATTACGCCAGAATATAAAGACGGTAAGCTTAAAGCAGAGAAATTTGTAAACAATAAAAAACCGAAATTAGGAGAAGAAGTAGAATACCGAATTAGTTTTAAAAACACGGTAGAAAACGGAAAACTAGTAGAGGTTACAGTAGAAGATGAAATTCCAGCTGGATTAGAGTACGTGGAGAACAGTTTACAAGCAGAAGGTTCTAAACCAAGTCCGGTAGAATTGAAATTTGAAAACGGCAAGGTAATGGCAAAGTATTTAGAAATTGCGGATACAAAAGAAAGAAGTATTATTTTTAAAGTGAAAGTAAAAGAAGAGGCAGAAATAGGCAAGGAGATTGTTAATAAAGCAATCGTAGTAGATACAAAAAATGAGCCAGAAGAGCCTCGTGTGGAAATTACTCCGCAATATAAAGATGGTAAAATTGCTGCGCAGAAAGTAGCAAATAATCATAAACCGAAACTAGGAGAAGAAGTAGAATACCGAATTAGTTTTAAAAACACGGTAGAAAACGGAAAACTAGTAGAGGTAAATATAAAGGATACATTACCAAATGGTTTAGAGTATGTAGAAGGCAGCATCACAGCAGAAGGTTCTAAACCGAAACCAGTAGAGCTACAGGTGAAAAATAATAAGGTAATGGCAAAGTATCCAGAAATTACAGATACAGAGGAAAGAAGTATTGTCTTTAAAGCGAAGGTAAAAGAAAGCGTAAAAGTAGGAGAAGAAATCGTAAATGAGGCAATTATAGATGATACAAAGAATCTGCCAGAAGAGCCTTATGTACCGATTACACCACAATATAAAGATGGGAAAATTGAGGCAAGAAAAGAAGTAAGTAATCATGAACCGAAGTTAGGTGAGGAAATCGAATATCGAATTATTTTTAATAATACGGTGAAAGATGGAAAACTAGCAGAGGTAAAAATAGAAGATGAAATTCCAGCTGGATTAGAGTTTGTAGAAGGAAGCGAAAAGGCTGAAGGTGAAGAGCCAAAACCAGTGGAGCTGAAAGTAGAAAATGGTAAGGTAATGGCAAAGTATTCAGAGATTATGGATACGAAAGAAAGAAGTATCGTCTTTAAAGTGAAGGTGAAAGATTCAGTTGCAATAGGTAAAGACATCACAAATAAAGCGATTATCCATGTTGATGATCCGAACCATCCAGTAATTGATCCGACAGCAAAAATTACACCGCAATATAAAGACGGTAAAATTGCTACTCATAAAAAGGTGAATAATCATAAACCGAAGCTAGGGGAAGAAATCGAATACCGAATTTCATTTAATAATACGGTGAAAGATGGAAAACTGGCAGAGGTGAAAATTGAGGATGAAATTCCGTCTGGTTTAGAGTATGTGAAAGATAGTCTAAAAGCAGAAGGTGATAAGCCAGCACCAGTAGAGTTGAAAGAAGAAGCTGGTAAGGTTAGTGCGAAGTATGAAAATATCACTGACATGAAAGAAAGAAGCATTATCTTTAAAGTGAAGGTGAAAGATTCTGTTGAAGTGGACAAAGCAATTGTAAATAAAGCAATTGTTGATGATACAAAAAATCCACCAGAGCGACCAGAAGTAGAAATTACCCCGCAGCATAAAGACGGTAAAGTTAAAGCTGATAAAAAGGTAAATAAAAAAGATCCAAAGCTAGGAGAAGAAGTAGAGTACCGAATTAGTTTTAAAAATACGGTAGAAAACGGAAAACTAGCAGAAGTGAAAATTGAGGATCAATTACCAACTGGTTTAGAGTATGTGAAGGATAGTTTAAAATCAGAAGGTAATGAGCCAGCGCCAGTAGAGTTAAAAGAAGAAGCTGGGAAAATTACAGCGAAGTATGAAAATATTATTGATACAGCTGAGCGTAGTATTATCTTTAAAGTGAAAGTAACGGAAGTAGCAAAAGTCGGTAAGAAAATCGTGAATACGGCAATTGTGGATGATGACAATCCGAAGAATCCGCCGCAAAAACCAGAAGCGATTATTACGCCGGAGTATAAGGACGGAAAACTAAAAGCTGAGAAAACAGTAAATAATCCAGCTCCAAAATTAGGAGAAGAAGTAGAGTATCGAATTACTTTCCGTAACGTAGTAGAGCATGGAAAAGTAGCGAAGGTGAAGATTAAGGATGAATTACCAACTGGCTTAGAGTTTGTAGAAGGTAGTGAAAGAGCCGAGGGAGAGAATCCGAAACCGTTGTATGTGAAAGTGAAAAACGGAATCGTCCTTGCGGAATATCCAGAAATTACGGATATGAAAGAAAGAAGTATCGTCTTTAAAGTGAAAGTGAAAGAAAAAGCTAAAGTAGGCGAAGAGATTGTGAACAAGGCGATTGTGGAAGATACAATAAATCCACCAGAGCAACCGAATATCTCTATTCAGCCTCAATATAAAGATGGTGCATTACAAGCAGAAAAAACAGTAAGTAATCATGAACCAAAGTTAGGAGAAGAAGTAGAATATCGAATTAGCTTTGAAAATACGGTAGAGAACGGAAAACTAACTGAGGTAAAGGTAGAAGATGAAATTCCAGCCGGTTTAGAATACGTACAAGATAGTATAAAGTCTGATGGGCCGGAACCATATCCGGTGGAACTTAAAGTAGAGAATGGAAAAGTAACAGCAAAGTATCCAGAAATTACGGATACGAAAAAAAGAAGTATCATCTTTAAAGTGAGAGTACAAGAGACGGTACAAGTAGGAAAAGAGATTGTAAACAAGGCGATTGTTGATGATAATAATCCGACGCCGCCGCCAGTTGAGTCACTTATACCAATCACACCGCAATATAAAGATGGGAAACTAGAGGCAAGGAAAGAAGTAAGTAATCATGAACCAAAGCTAGGGGAAGAAATTGAATATCGAATTACTTTTAACGGCACAGTAGATGGCGGGAAGTTAGTTGATGTAAAGATTGAAGATGAAATTCCGTCTGGTTTAGAGTATGTGAAAGATAGTCTGGAGGCCGTAGGTGATAAGCCTGTGCCTACAGAACTTAAAGTAGAGAATGGAAAAGTAACAGTGAAGTATCCAGAAATTACGGATACGAAAGAAAGAAGTGTCATCTTTAAAGTAAAGGTAAAAGAAACAGCAAAAGTTGGAGGAGAAATAACAAATAAAGCGATTATTGAAGTGGATGATCCGAAACATCCAGTTATAGAACCGACAGCGAAAATAAAGCCAGAATATAAAGATGGTAAGTTAACAGCAGCGATTACAGTAAGTAATAAAGAGCCAAAGCTAGGAGAAGAAGTAGAATACCGAATTAGCTTCAAAAATACGGGGGAAAACGGAAAACTAGATGTAGTTACAATAGAAGATGAAATTCCAGCCGGTTTAGAATACGTGCAAGGTAGTATTAGATTTGAAGGGGCTGAGCCAAATCCAATAGAGTTAAAAATGGAGTTTGGAAAAGTAATCGCCAAGTATCTAGAAATTACAGATACGAAAGAACGTAGTATTATTTTTAACGCGAAGGTAAAAGAAGCGCCGAGTAAAGGGATAACAAATAAAGCAGTAGTGGACGATAAAATAAATCCGCCACTTGAGCCTACAGTTACAATTTTACCGAAAACAAAAGAAGATTTTAAGATACCAGAAGATCCGAAAGAGCCGAAGGAGCCAGAAGTGAAACCGGAGGATCCGAAAGAGCCGAAGGAGCCAGAAGTGAAACCAGAAGATCCGAAAGAGCCGAAGGAGCCAGAAGTGAAACCGGAGGATCCGAAAGAGCCGAAGGAGCCAGAAGTGAAACCGGAAGATCCGAAAGAACCGAAGGAACCAGAAGTGAAACCGGAAGATCCGAAAGAACCGAAGGAGCCAGAAGTGAAACCGGAAGATCCGAAAGAACCGAAGGAGCCAGAAGTGAAACCAGAAGATCCGAAAGAGCCGAAGGAGCCAGAAGTGAAACCGGAAGATCCGAAAGAACCGAAGGAGCCAGAAGTGAAACCGGAAGATCCGAAAGAACCGAAGGAGCCAGAAGTGAAACCAGAAGATCCGAAAGAGCCGAAGGAGCCAGAAGTGAAACCAGAAGATCCGAAAGAGCCGAAGGAGCCAGAAGTGAAACCGGAAGATCCGAAAGAACCGAAGGAGCCAGAAGTGAAACCGGAAGTAAGATTGGAAAAATTAATTAAAGAGCCGCAAGTAAAAACAGAAAGAGAATTACCGAAAACAGGGGCAGCGTCTCCATGGATGATGTCAGTTGGTGCTGGAATTTCATTCTTAGTTGGCGGAGTATTATTCGTATTAGGTAGAAGAAGAAAACAATAA